One window from the genome of Paracoccus zhejiangensis encodes:
- a CDS encoding flagellar hook capping FlgD N-terminal domain-containing protein produces MVDPVSGGMAARGAARQTSAAQDGAGGQQMFAKGDFQTFLRMLTAQLKNQDPMNPMQGSDFAVQLATFSGVEQQAQTNKLLTQLTQQMGGGLGQLSDWLGREVRVAGPVWFGEKPLTLDVAPDPRADSVQLVVLTANGRELSREEIGAGRGQVDWFGRDALEAKLPDGLYQFRVESRQDGTLIGQDEVGAYSRVVEAELVPGGVQLVLEGGVTAGSDQIEAVREGVMK; encoded by the coding sequence ATGGTCGATCCGGTATCGGGCGGCATGGCGGCGCGAGGCGCTGCGCGCCAGACGAGCGCGGCGCAGGACGGGGCAGGTGGTCAGCAGATGTTTGCAAAGGGGGATTTCCAGACCTTCCTGCGCATGCTGACGGCGCAGCTGAAGAACCAGGATCCGATGAACCCGATGCAGGGCTCTGATTTCGCGGTCCAGTTGGCGACCTTCTCGGGGGTGGAGCAGCAGGCGCAGACGAACAAGCTGCTGACGCAACTCACCCAGCAGATGGGCGGTGGGCTGGGCCAGCTGTCGGACTGGCTGGGTCGCGAAGTGCGGGTGGCCGGACCGGTCTGGTTCGGCGAGAAACCCCTGACGCTGGATGTCGCGCCGGACCCGCGGGCCGACAGCGTGCAGCTGGTGGTCCTGACCGCCAACGGGCGCGAGCTGTCACGCGAGGAGATCGGCGCGGGCAGGGGGCAGGTTGACTGGTTCGGGCGCGACGCGCTGGAGGCGAAACTGCCCGACGGGCTCTACCAGTTCCGGGTGGAAAGTCGGCAGGATGGCACGCTGATCGGGCAGGATGAGGTTGGCGCCTATTCCCGGGTGGTCGAGGCCGAACTGGTGCCGGGCGGGGTGCAGCTGGTGCTGGAAGGCGGGGTCACCGCCGGAAGCGACCAGATCGAAGCGGTGCGCGAGGGTGTCATGAAGTGA
- a CDS encoding Hint domain-containing protein: protein MGTVTWYLTPMTRTAGNTEIWTVDSSQTVEVLVFFGTQAEFNALLDPSIYDLKIIDNNPTDDKVGAQELRTALNQAISDGTLTSAFAPSNNQGYLGTSQTDYDDHGLEDTAGYSTSGQGIESSTSAVLISLHEPVPLVPSDPSFEILAIPGYKGGVGNFSPYFPGTLGPNPICFVSGTMIETVAGPRAVETLAAGDLINSADRGAIPLRLSLYSEVTPAQLARQPELRPIRISVGALGADLPDRDLLVSPQHRILIRSKIAQRMFGTDEVLVAAKQLLQLEGIDIASDLDEFRYYHLVFDQHEVIRSNGALSESLYPGPEALRSVGRAARREIYTLFPHLRDIDPSDVIAARMLASGRQARKLANRHLQNRKPLLS, encoded by the coding sequence ATGGGCACTGTTACCTGGTATCTGACACCAATGACACGGACCGCCGGAAACACCGAGATATGGACCGTCGATAGTTCGCAGACAGTTGAGGTTCTGGTTTTTTTCGGCACTCAGGCTGAATTCAACGCTCTTCTTGACCCGAGCATCTATGATCTCAAGATCATCGATAACAACCCGACCGATGACAAGGTCGGTGCGCAGGAGCTTCGCACTGCGCTGAACCAGGCGATCAGCGATGGCACGCTAACTTCCGCCTTCGCCCCCTCGAACAACCAGGGTTACCTGGGCACCTCCCAGACCGACTACGACGACCATGGCCTCGAAGACACGGCGGGCTATTCAACCTCTGGCCAGGGCATCGAGTCGAGCACTTCGGCCGTCCTCATCTCTCTCCACGAGCCTGTCCCGCTGGTCCCAAGCGATCCGTCATTCGAGATCCTCGCCATCCCCGGGTACAAGGGTGGCGTCGGCAATTTCAGCCCCTATTTCCCCGGAACGCTTGGCCCGAACCCGATCTGTTTCGTCAGCGGCACCATGATCGAGACCGTTGCAGGGCCGCGTGCGGTTGAAACCCTTGCGGCCGGAGACCTGATCAACTCGGCCGATCGCGGCGCCATTCCCTTGCGCCTGTCGCTCTATTCCGAAGTCACCCCGGCCCAGCTTGCGCGCCAGCCCGAGCTGCGCCCGATCCGCATTTCGGTCGGAGCCCTCGGCGCTGACCTGCCCGACCGCGACCTCTTGGTGTCACCCCAGCATCGCATCCTGATCCGCTCGAAGATCGCGCAGCGAATGTTCGGCACCGACGAGGTGCTGGTTGCCGCCAAGCAGCTTCTGCAGCTCGAGGGCATCGACATTGCCTCTGACCTCGATGAGTTCCGGTACTACCACCTGGTCTTCGACCAGCACGAGGTGATCCGCTCCAACGGTGCGCTCAGCGAATCGCTCTATCCCGGTCCCGAGGCTCTGCGCTCGGTCGGTCGTGCCGCGCGGAGGGAAATCTATACGCTCTTCCCGCATCTGCGCGACATCGACCCCAGTGACGTTATCGCGGCCCGGATGCTGGCCTCGGGTCGGCAGGCACGCAAGCTGGCCAACCGTCACCTGCAGAACCGCAAGCCGCTGCTCTCCTGA
- the fliK gene encoding flagellar hook-length control protein FliK, with product MENVMNPATTFLPQGGARPEGTGLPIEAGAGTGAGFEALMAGDQVRLPGQPVLLPEGSDGSNAAVPDLRNAEPEPVLLSVDESASADDELMTGAGTDEALLVEEADEGYAVLQGDAPVEDPVRDARDECGVDAPGLPLAVNVHSPQAPQPQEAAAAQRPGPALVARPVQAGTEGPTAYTAGTLGEAKTDAPDPSPAAIEPRAVASGADQPVRRETVPVAIPLPDAGSPGAREIEPSITPSVSSGLARPVLAEGRLLAFPPTLQPLFPGQVPTGGDTSGAFDLLERMGALPPFVLTAAAEASHPVAHGIGPIPVSAETLCRQVGEAALRMQDDRIEIALSPEELGSVRLVLSRGEAGAALTVWVERPEVLEMLRRHADLLMGDLRNSGLGEASLSFRDGTGGQSGSGAYSAPGGPWAANMRNADAVGINAGDRLSSRGQRSLADGGRLDIRV from the coding sequence ATGGAGAACGTGATGAATCCTGCGACGACTTTCCTGCCACAGGGCGGCGCGCGGCCAGAGGGGACAGGTTTGCCGATCGAAGCCGGGGCAGGGACCGGTGCCGGTTTCGAGGCCCTGATGGCTGGGGATCAGGTGCGATTGCCGGGTCAGCCCGTCCTGCTGCCCGAGGGCAGCGACGGTTCTAATGCGGCTGTCCCGGACCTGCGCAACGCGGAACCCGAACCGGTTCTGCTGTCTGTGGACGAATCGGCTTCGGCGGATGACGAGCTGATGACAGGCGCAGGAACGGACGAGGCCCTGCTGGTCGAAGAGGCGGATGAAGGGTACGCCGTCCTGCAAGGTGACGCGCCCGTGGAAGATCCGGTACGGGATGCAAGGGACGAATGCGGTGTTGACGCGCCCGGCCTGCCTTTGGCGGTGAACGTTCATTCTCCGCAGGCCCCGCAGCCGCAGGAGGCAGCGGCGGCGCAACGGCCGGGACCGGCGCTGGTCGCGCGTCCGGTGCAGGCCGGGACGGAGGGCCCGACGGCCTACACCGCCGGCACCTTGGGCGAGGCGAAGACAGACGCGCCAGATCCATCGCCGGCAGCGATCGAGCCTCGGGCCGTCGCCTCCGGGGCGGATCAGCCTGTCCGCCGCGAAACTGTCCCCGTCGCGATCCCGCTACCCGATGCCGGAAGCCCAGGAGCGCGCGAGATAGAGCCGAGCATCACGCCGAGCGTCAGCTCCGGTCTGGCACGCCCGGTCCTCGCGGAAGGCCGGTTGTTGGCCTTTCCGCCGACGCTGCAGCCGCTTTTTCCGGGTCAGGTCCCGACTGGGGGCGACACGAGCGGCGCATTTGACCTGCTGGAAAGAATGGGTGCTTTGCCGCCCTTTGTGCTGACGGCCGCCGCCGAAGCATCCCACCCCGTCGCGCATGGGATCGGCCCCATCCCGGTTTCGGCCGAGACGCTGTGCCGCCAGGTGGGTGAAGCGGCGCTGAGGATGCAGGATGACCGGATCGAGATCGCGCTCAGCCCCGAAGAACTTGGCTCGGTACGGCTGGTCCTGTCGCGCGGCGAGGCCGGCGCGGCCCTGACGGTCTGGGTCGAGCGGCCCGAGGTGCTGGAGATGCTGCGCCGACATGCCGATCTGCTGATGGGCGATCTGCGCAACAGCGGTCTGGGCGAGGCGAGCCTGTCCTTTCGGGATGGGACCGGTGGTCAGTCCGGAAGTGGCGCCTATTCGGCACCCGGGGGACCTTGGGCAGCGAACATGCGCAATGCCGACGCGGTGGGTATCAATGCTGGCGACAGGCTGTCGTCGCGCGGCCAGCGCAGCCTTGCCGATGGCGGCAGGCTGGATATTCGCGTTTAG